In Devosia chinhatensis, the following are encoded in one genomic region:
- a CDS encoding DMT family transporter, with the protein MPAIAPIESRANLGIALVLLSQLALLVLDISAKWLSVEGMPTGEIVFVRYSMHLVLLLLLFLPVTGRLLFVSNNWKLEILRGACLLATTGLNFLAMRSLPLTVTSAIQFTSPLIVCALSGPLLGEAVGWRRWLAIGVGFIGILIIVRPGSEAFQPAALLSVGCAIFLAFFSILTRKLAGVDTALTQQFYAGATPIVLLLPVAFADWTWPSQPISWVAFFIMGGAGLCGHYLNSVAHRFATPAMLAPFSYLSLLYLSMASWLVFSQPPDRFFVLGAAIIIASGLYIWLRERQLARAASVVDVER; encoded by the coding sequence ATGCCCGCAATTGCCCCTATCGAGAGCCGAGCCAATCTGGGCATCGCCCTGGTTCTGCTGTCGCAACTGGCCTTGCTGGTGCTCGACATTTCGGCGAAGTGGCTTTCGGTGGAAGGTATGCCCACGGGCGAGATCGTCTTCGTCCGCTACAGCATGCACCTTGTTCTGTTGCTGCTGCTTTTCCTGCCCGTGACCGGGCGGCTTCTGTTTGTCAGCAATAATTGGAAGCTCGAAATCCTACGCGGGGCCTGTCTGCTGGCGACGACGGGACTGAATTTCCTGGCGATGCGCAGCCTGCCGCTGACGGTGACGAGCGCCATCCAGTTCACCTCGCCGCTGATCGTCTGTGCGCTGTCGGGGCCGCTTTTGGGCGAGGCTGTGGGCTGGCGGCGGTGGCTCGCCATCGGCGTGGGGTTCATCGGCATCCTCATCATCGTCCGACCCGGATCGGAGGCCTTCCAGCCCGCGGCGCTCCTCAGCGTCGGCTGCGCGATCTTCCTGGCTTTTTTCTCGATCCTGACGCGCAAGCTCGCGGGCGTCGATACGGCGCTGACCCAGCAATTCTATGCCGGCGCGACGCCGATCGTCCTGCTGCTGCCCGTGGCCTTCGCCGACTGGACCTGGCCAAGCCAGCCCATTTCCTGGGTGGCTTTCTTCATCATGGGCGGGGCCGGGTTGTGCGGGCATTACCTCAATTCGGTCGCCCACCGGTTCGCAACGCCCGCCATGCTGGCGCCGTTCAGCTATCTCAGCCTGCTCTACCTTTCGATGGCGAGCTGGCTGGTGTTCAGCCAGCCGCCGGACAGGTTCTTCGTGCTCGGTGCCGCCATCATCATCGCCAGCGGTCTCTATATCTGGCTGCGCGAGCGGCAATTGGCGCGGGCGGCCAGCGTGGTGGACGTCGAGCGCTAG
- a CDS encoding beta-mannosidase, producing the protein MSIPSHNSALSLDGRFSLVAPARDISTTIALPGDVHGALLDAGLIPDPYYGENEKVVMWVNETAWGVERSFTASASDIDGYLTLTLAEVDCIATIYLNGEEIARTDNAFVRNDFDVTGKVHEGDNTLRIEFDIAPDVAKARAEAHPFPIPFTYNYQTNGLKGIHMNFIRKAACHAGWDWGICLMPIGVYGTMSLRKARLARQDSVQVDQAHGKDSVELSIKTRVFAFAEGSVELEHAIDGQVIADKVMVRPGENVLTHTVTIRNPRIWWPSGQGEQPLYTLTTNLEGEITTRQIGLRELAWVIEKDEIDHTFKCRINGRDITMMGANWIPADAIPSRATPDVVRDLLESAKAANMNMMRIWGGGQYEPDWFYDMCDELGILIWHDFMFSCMSYPSDRTFLASVETEITQQVRRLSHHASIALWCGDNEVIGSLNWYPETKADMGRYIANYDRLNSLLHRIVEDEDPVRRFWPSSPSLGYLDFSDGWHSDTRGDLHYWDVWHSAKSFDAYRSINPRFASEFGFQSFTSMNVIETFAEEKDRNPSSPVMENHQRNNGGNARIIETMNRYFRFPRDFDQMVFLSQIQQGLAIKTAIEYWRSTKPRCMGTLYWQINDIWPVASWSSLDYGGQWKLMHYMARRFFTLVNVVAVPNADNSAIVLKAINDTGNPVSVALEVRAVRVGGESRIVFSGTTEVGPDAAKALADLSITDLAAEEFLFFSWTDDNGLALGENDYFPKPYKAYELVEASISARWSDRDGQAVLTLESDKPAFFATASVDVPGYFSDNALTLLPGRKAELVFHARHGASVTSADLAPSLRVRHLAETF; encoded by the coding sequence ATGTCGATCCCATCACACAATTCCGCCCTGTCGCTGGACGGCAGGTTCAGCCTGGTCGCCCCGGCGCGCGACATTTCGACCACCATTGCGCTGCCCGGCGACGTTCACGGCGCATTGCTCGACGCGGGACTGATCCCCGATCCCTATTACGGGGAAAACGAGAAGGTGGTGATGTGGGTCAACGAGACCGCCTGGGGCGTGGAGCGCAGCTTTACCGCGTCGGCTTCCGACATTGACGGCTATCTGACATTGACGCTGGCCGAGGTGGATTGCATCGCCACCATCTATCTCAATGGCGAGGAAATCGCGCGCACCGACAATGCCTTCGTGCGTAACGATTTCGACGTGACCGGCAAGGTGCATGAGGGCGACAATACGCTGCGCATCGAATTCGACATTGCCCCCGATGTCGCCAAGGCGCGCGCCGAGGCGCATCCCTTCCCGATCCCCTTCACCTATAATTACCAGACCAACGGCCTCAAGGGCATCCATATGAACTTCATCCGCAAGGCAGCCTGCCATGCCGGATGGGACTGGGGCATCTGCCTGATGCCGATCGGTGTCTATGGGACCATGAGCCTGCGCAAGGCGCGGCTGGCGCGCCAGGACAGCGTGCAGGTGGACCAGGCGCATGGCAAGGACAGCGTGGAACTCTCGATAAAGACTCGGGTTTTTGCCTTCGCTGAAGGTTCGGTGGAACTTGAACACGCTATCGATGGCCAGGTGATTGCCGACAAGGTGATGGTGCGACCCGGTGAAAATGTGCTGACGCACACGGTGACGATCCGCAATCCGCGCATCTGGTGGCCATCGGGACAGGGAGAGCAACCGCTCTATACGCTGACCACCAATCTCGAAGGGGAGATCACCACGCGCCAGATCGGCCTGCGCGAACTCGCCTGGGTGATCGAGAAGGACGAGATCGACCACACCTTCAAGTGTCGCATCAATGGGCGCGACATCACCATGATGGGCGCCAACTGGATTCCGGCCGACGCCATTCCGAGCCGGGCGACCCCGGACGTGGTGCGCGACCTTCTGGAGAGCGCCAAGGCCGCCAACATGAACATGATGCGCATCTGGGGCGGCGGGCAATACGAGCCCGACTGGTTCTACGATATGTGCGATGAGCTGGGCATCCTCATCTGGCACGACTTCATGTTCTCGTGCATGAGCTATCCTTCGGACCGCACGTTCCTCGCCTCGGTGGAAACGGAGATTACCCAGCAGGTCCGCCGGCTGAGCCACCATGCCTCGATCGCGCTCTGGTGCGGCGACAACGAGGTGATTGGCTCGCTCAACTGGTATCCCGAAACCAAAGCGGACATGGGCCGCTACATTGCCAATTACGACCGGCTCAATTCCCTGCTGCACCGGATCGTGGAAGACGAAGACCCGGTGCGCCGGTTCTGGCCGTCCTCGCCCTCGCTGGGCTATCTCGACTTTTCCGACGGCTGGCATTCGGACACCCGCGGCGACCTGCATTACTGGGACGTCTGGCACTCGGCCAAGAGCTTCGATGCCTATCGCAGCATCAATCCGCGCTTCGCTTCCGAATTCGGCTTCCAGTCCTTCACCTCGATGAATGTCATCGAGACCTTTGCCGAAGAGAAGGACCGTAATCCCTCTTCGCCGGTGATGGAAAACCATCAGCGCAACAATGGCGGCAATGCGCGCATCATCGAGACGATGAACCGCTATTTCCGCTTCCCGCGCGATTTCGACCAGATGGTGTTCCTTTCCCAGATCCAGCAGGGTCTCGCCATCAAGACAGCCATCGAGTATTGGCGCTCGACCAAGCCGCGCTGCATGGGCACGCTCTATTGGCAGATCAACGACATCTGGCCGGTGGCGAGCTGGTCGAGCCTCGATTATGGTGGGCAGTGGAAGCTGATGCACTACATGGCGCGGCGCTTCTTCACCCTGGTCAATGTCGTGGCCGTGCCCAATGCCGATAACAGCGCCATCGTGCTCAAGGCCATCAACGACACGGGCAATCCGGTTTCGGTGGCGCTCGAGGTCCGGGCAGTGCGCGTGGGCGGCGAAAGTCGTATCGTGTTTTCGGGCACAACGGAGGTCGGGCCCGATGCCGCCAAGGCACTGGCCGATCTCTCCATCACCGATCTGGCCGCAGAGGAATTCCTGTTCTTCAGCTGGACTGACGACAACGGCCTTGCGCTCGGTGAGAACGACTATTTCCCAAAGCCCTACAAGGCCTATGAACTGGTCGAGGCCAGCATATCCGCCCGATGGTCGGATCGCGACGGGCAGGCCGTTCTGACCCTTGAAAGCGACAAGCCGGCCTTCTTCGCCACGGCCAGTGTCGATGTTCCCGGCTATTTCTCGGACAATGCGCTGACTTTGCTGCCGGGCCGCAAGGCCGAGCTGGTCTTCCATGCGCGGCATGGCGCAAGCGTGACCTCGGCGGACCTGGCGCCATCGCTCAGGGTCCGGCACCTGGCCGAGACGTTCTGA
- a CDS encoding putative bifunctional diguanylate cyclase/phosphodiesterase produces the protein MSILRRFRHLMNEPPDVPELRLAQWRALTRQVPLLYAMLLSNTLIVAWTHLDTAPIELTVYIPAVLTALCLVRMILWLRTRNIEPSLEKARRGLLAMVWVAAGLAIGFTAWSLTLFPYGDAYLQSQIAFYMGITTIGCMFCLQHVRAAALVVGLCVLGPFTVFFATSGHETFVAIAINMVLVIAALLIILLNNNRDFAALVTSRNAIAQRHVETQRLLEENYSLANVDALTGLPNRRSFDNHLAKTLAESARKNGIIAVARLDLDGFKSVNQTFGQLTGDRVLIEAARRITELTGPGTFVARLDSNSFALILRSSAVEQESLARLGTMLCSAMRQPFEMPSGPIRLSASAGFAASMVGDTAHALYDRADYATSCAKRETRGNAIVFSDHHASELNKVRRMEHLLHTARLEDEIYILVQPQFDVSLGATTGFEVLARWRSPVLGEVSPAEFIPMAERTGQISKITQIVLRQALALSGSLPRKLRLSVNLSANDIGSATAIEQIVALVGAQGTPCRVDFEITETAAMRDLKQANTALLALLGLGARIALDDFGTGHSSLTHVQKLPLNRIKIDRSFVMEVTSDPASRAIVKTMIDLCRNLGISCVFEGIETEEQLEALVSLGGQVMQGYLFGRPMRPAQLEDYLAREASLQLFESRAVS, from the coding sequence ATGTCTATACTTCGGCGCTTCCGCCACCTGATGAATGAACCGCCGGATGTCCCGGAATTGCGTCTGGCGCAATGGCGGGCGCTCACCCGGCAGGTGCCGCTGCTCTATGCAATGCTGCTGTCCAATACGCTGATCGTGGCCTGGACCCACCTCGATACGGCGCCGATCGAACTAACCGTCTATATTCCGGCCGTCCTGACCGCTCTTTGCCTCGTGCGCATGATCCTGTGGCTGCGCACCCGCAATATCGAGCCGTCCCTCGAAAAGGCCCGGCGTGGCCTGTTGGCCATGGTGTGGGTCGCCGCTGGCCTGGCCATCGGCTTTACGGCCTGGAGCCTCACCCTCTTCCCCTATGGCGACGCCTATCTGCAGTCGCAGATCGCCTTTTACATGGGCATCACCACCATTGGCTGCATGTTCTGCCTGCAGCATGTGCGCGCCGCAGCGCTGGTGGTCGGTCTTTGTGTGCTGGGGCCCTTCACCGTCTTCTTTGCGACCTCCGGCCACGAAACTTTCGTGGCCATCGCCATCAACATGGTCCTGGTCATCGCGGCGCTGCTCATCATCCTGCTCAACAACAATCGCGATTTCGCCGCGCTGGTGACGTCGCGCAATGCCATCGCCCAGCGCCATGTCGAGACCCAGCGCCTGCTGGAAGAAAACTATAGCCTCGCCAATGTCGACGCTCTCACGGGCCTGCCCAATCGGCGCAGCTTCGACAATCACCTCGCAAAGACGCTGGCCGAATCCGCACGAAAGAACGGCATTATTGCCGTGGCCAGGCTCGATCTTGACGGCTTCAAGTCGGTGAACCAGACCTTCGGACAGCTGACCGGTGACCGCGTGCTGATCGAAGCAGCGCGGCGCATCACCGAATTGACGGGGCCCGGCACCTTCGTCGCCCGCCTCGATAGCAACAGTTTCGCCCTGATCCTGCGCAGCAGCGCCGTCGAACAGGAGAGCCTGGCGCGGCTCGGCACAATGCTGTGCTCGGCCATGCGCCAGCCCTTCGAAATGCCAAGCGGGCCCATCCGCCTTTCCGCCTCGGCCGGTTTTGCCGCCTCCATGGTCGGCGATACGGCCCATGCCCTCTACGACCGGGCCGATTACGCGACCTCCTGCGCCAAGCGGGAGACACGCGGCAATGCCATCGTCTTTTCCGATCACCATGCGAGCGAACTCAACAAGGTGCGCCGCATGGAGCACCTGCTGCACACGGCCCGCCTCGAAGACGAGATCTACATTCTCGTCCAGCCGCAATTCGACGTGAGCCTGGGCGCGACCACCGGCTTCGAGGTGCTGGCCCGCTGGCGCAGCCCGGTCCTGGGTGAAGTCTCGCCGGCCGAATTCATCCCCATGGCGGAACGCACGGGGCAGATCAGCAAGATCACCCAGATCGTCCTGCGCCAGGCGCTGGCGCTCAGCGGGTCCCTGCCCCGCAAGCTGCGCCTGTCGGTGAACCTGTCGGCCAACGACATCGGCTCGGCCACCGCCATCGAGCAGATCGTGGCGCTGGTGGGGGCGCAGGGCACGCCTTGTCGCGTCGATTTCGAAATCACCGAAACCGCCGCCATGCGCGATCTCAAGCAGGCCAATACCGCGCTGCTGGCGCTGCTCGGCCTCGGCGCCCGTATCGCGCTCGACGATTTCGGCACTGGTCATTCCAGTCTGACCCATGTGCAGAAGCTGCCGCTCAACCGCATCAAGATCGACCGTTCCTTCGTCATGGAAGTGACGAGCGATCCGGCCAGCCGCGCGATCGTCAAGACCATGATCGATCTGTGCCGCAATCTCGGCATTTCCTGCGTCTTCGAGGGCATCGAGACCGAGGAGCAGCTGGAAGCGCTGGTCTCTCTCGGCGGCCAGGTCATGCAGGGCTACCTCTTCGGCCGCCCCATGCGTCCCGCACAGCTCGAGGATTATCTGGCGCGCGAAGCCAGCCTGCAGCTGTTCGAAAGCCGCGCCGTCAGCTGA
- a CDS encoding ABC transporter substrate-binding protein — translation MRLLAVLAVSTALCVLPASASDFPVTVQSCDREVTFEAAPQRAISNDVNLTEMMLALGLTGHMVGYTGVSDWKTLDETLRAGVGQLPELSSNYPTKEVLLGADADFFFAGWNYGMRVGGEVTPDTLGEFDIAVYELTESCIHIMDKPKASIDDMYNDLLNLGRIFGVAETAQALVDGYKDDLADFTASLPALEEDVAVFVYDSGENKPFTAGRYGMPTALIEAAGGTNIMDDVESSWVEIGWEPVIERNPEVIVIVDYGSVTAEQKADFMRSNPAFKDIPAVVNDRFVVLPYVEATPGPRNVAAIKTLAAAFRE, via the coding sequence ATGCGTCTTCTCGCCGTCCTTGCGGTCTCGACCGCCCTTTGCGTGCTTCCCGCCTCAGCCTCCGACTTTCCCGTGACCGTGCAGAGCTGCGACCGCGAGGTGACCTTCGAGGCCGCGCCGCAACGCGCCATCTCCAATGACGTCAATCTTACCGAGATGATGCTGGCGCTGGGCCTGACCGGGCACATGGTTGGCTATACGGGTGTCTCGGACTGGAAGACGCTGGACGAGACGCTGCGCGCGGGCGTGGGCCAGTTGCCCGAATTGTCGAGCAATTATCCGACCAAGGAAGTGCTGCTCGGCGCGGATGCCGACTTCTTCTTCGCCGGCTGGAATTACGGCATGCGGGTGGGCGGGGAAGTGACGCCCGATACGCTGGGCGAATTCGACATCGCCGTCTACGAGCTGACGGAAAGCTGCATTCACATCATGGACAAGCCCAAGGCTTCCATCGACGATATGTATAACGACCTGCTCAATCTGGGCCGCATCTTCGGCGTTGCCGAGACGGCGCAGGCGCTGGTCGATGGCTACAAGGACGATCTGGCGGACTTTACTGCCAGCCTGCCGGCGCTCGAGGAGGACGTGGCGGTCTTCGTCTACGATTCGGGTGAGAACAAGCCCTTCACCGCCGGCCGCTATGGCATGCCGACGGCCCTGATCGAGGCGGCAGGCGGCACCAATATCATGGACGACGTGGAGTCCAGCTGGGTCGAGATCGGCTGGGAGCCGGTGATCGAGCGCAATCCGGAGGTGATCGTCATTGTCGATTATGGCAGCGTCACTGCCGAGCAGAAGGCCGACTTCATGCGCAGCAATCCGGCCTTCAAGGATATTCCGGCGGTGGTGAACGACCGCTTCGTCGTCCTGCCCTATGTCGAGGCGACGCCCGGCCCGCGCAATGTCGCCGCCATCAAGACCCTCGCCGCCGCGTTCCGCGAATAA
- a CDS encoding ABC transporter ATP-binding protein, translating to MELAQRLVGTEPARLDVAGLSWGPHGKPGIVKDVSFGVEPGQMLAIVGPNGAGKSSLLRCLYRFHRPSAGTVRLDGADIWTLKPKALARRVATVLQEQASDFGLSVAEIIELGMTPHLDERTGAPSDPVEDALTLMNLAALAARDFGSLSGGEKQRVMIARALVQKPDLLILDEPTNHLDIRHQLEVLELLASLDITVIVSLHDLALACAHADRVLVLQDGRAVQFGTPLDALTPEIIRHTFAVETAIDSHPATGRPRFSFHLNLPKP from the coding sequence ATGGAGCTCGCACAACGCCTTGTCGGCACTGAACCGGCGCGTCTCGACGTTGCAGGGCTGAGCTGGGGGCCGCACGGCAAGCCGGGCATCGTAAAGGATGTCAGCTTTGGCGTGGAGCCCGGCCAGATGCTGGCGATCGTCGGTCCCAACGGGGCCGGCAAGTCGAGCCTCTTGCGCTGCCTTTACCGCTTTCACCGACCCTCGGCCGGCACGGTCCGTCTCGACGGCGCCGATATCTGGACACTCAAGCCCAAGGCGCTGGCGCGTCGCGTCGCCACGGTGCTGCAGGAGCAGGCTTCCGATTTCGGCCTTTCGGTCGCCGAGATCATCGAGCTGGGCATGACCCCGCATCTCGACGAACGGACCGGTGCGCCTTCCGACCCGGTCGAGGATGCGCTGACGCTGATGAACCTTGCGGCGTTGGCGGCCCGCGATTTCGGTTCGCTTTCGGGCGGGGAAAAGCAGCGTGTGATGATCGCCCGGGCGCTGGTGCAAAAGCCTGACCTGCTCATTCTCGACGAGCCCACCAACCATCTCGATATCCGCCACCAGCTCGAAGTGCTCGAATTGCTGGCGAGCCTCGACATCACCGTCATCGTGTCGCTGCATGACCTGGCGCTGGCCTGTGCCCATGCCGATCGGGTCCTGGTGCTGCAGGACGGTCGGGCCGTGCAGTTCGGCACCCCGCTGGACGCCCTGACGCCCGAGATCATCCGCCACACTTTCGCGGTCGAGACAGCCATCGACAGCCACCCGGCCACCGGGCGTCCCCGCTTTTCCTTTCACCTGAACCTGCCAAAACCATGA
- a CDS encoding NAD(P)/FAD-dependent oxidoreductase codes for MTDPRHRVVIVGGGFGGLAAAKALAGADVDILLIDRRNHHLFQPLLYQVATATLSPSEIAWPIRHLLRRQKNVRVVMATVVGVDTSARQVLLEDGSRAPYDSLVLATGAQHAYFGNDQWEDFAPGLKTIEDATAIRRKLLLALEAAERETDPARRRALLTFAIIGAGPTGVEMAGAIFELGRASIRGQFNTLSPDDLRVVLIEGGDRVLLNFDPELSDYTLQALRKAGIEVELGQMVSEIDADGVSFGEKRIDTKTIIWAAGVAASPVAAWLGIEGDKAGRVAVGPDLSVPGMADIFVIGDVASITRDNGKPVPGVAPAAKQAGEHVAAVIRRRASGDATPLTFRYRHAGDLATIGRSSAVIDFGRIKLKGWLAWWIWGFAHIYFLVETRTRIFITLSWLWIYLTGQRSARLITHGMAPEKKPLREVDEAER; via the coding sequence ATGACAGATCCCAGGCACCGCGTCGTGATTGTCGGCGGAGGCTTTGGCGGTCTGGCAGCGGCCAAGGCGCTTGCGGGCGCCGATGTCGACATTCTCCTCATCGACCGGCGCAACCACCACCTGTTCCAGCCCCTGCTCTATCAGGTCGCCACCGCCACTCTCAGCCCCTCGGAGATCGCCTGGCCCATCCGCCACCTGCTGCGGCGGCAGAAGAACGTGCGGGTGGTCATGGCCACCGTGGTCGGCGTCGACACGTCCGCCCGGCAGGTCCTGCTGGAGGATGGCAGCCGCGCGCCCTATGACAGCCTCGTGCTCGCCACCGGCGCCCAGCATGCCTATTTCGGCAATGACCAATGGGAAGATTTTGCGCCCGGCCTCAAGACCATCGAGGACGCCACCGCCATTCGCCGCAAATTGCTGCTGGCGCTGGAAGCCGCCGAGCGGGAAACCGACCCTGCCCGCCGCCGCGCGCTCCTCACCTTTGCCATTATCGGGGCCGGCCCCACTGGGGTCGAAATGGCCGGCGCCATTTTCGAGCTCGGCCGGGCCAGCATTCGCGGCCAGTTCAACACGCTCTCGCCCGACGATCTGCGCGTCGTGCTGATCGAGGGCGGCGATCGGGTTCTGCTCAATTTCGACCCCGAATTGTCCGATTACACGCTGCAGGCGCTGCGCAAGGCCGGGATCGAGGTGGAACTAGGCCAGATGGTCTCCGAGATCGATGCCGACGGCGTTTCCTTTGGCGAAAAGCGCATCGACACCAAGACCATCATCTGGGCGGCAGGCGTCGCCGCATCCCCGGTGGCCGCCTGGCTCGGCATCGAGGGCGACAAGGCCGGCCGCGTCGCTGTCGGTCCCGATCTTTCGGTGCCCGGCATGGCCGATATCTTCGTCATCGGCGATGTCGCCAGCATCACGCGGGACAACGGCAAGCCGGTTCCCGGCGTCGCGCCCGCCGCCAAGCAGGCCGGCGAGCATGTCGCAGCCGTAATCCGCCGACGGGCTTCCGGCGATGCGACGCCCCTGACCTTCCGCTACCGCCATGCCGGAGATCTCGCCACGATCGGCAGGAGTTCGGCCGTCATCGATTTCGGACGCATCAAGCTCAAGGGCTGGCTCGCCTGGTGGATCTGGGGCTTTGCCCATATCTATTTCCTGGTCGAAACCCGTACGCGCATCTTCATCACGCTGAGCTGGCTGTGGATCTATCTCACCGGCCAGCGCAGCGCCCGCCTCATCACCCATGGCATGGCGCCCGAGAAGAAGCCGCTGCGCGAAGTGGACGAGGCGGAGCGCTAG
- a CDS encoding universal stress protein: MYSSIICAVDGSELSTKALTHALALAAGTNAKVTAVTITEPSVIVASGAQMMMVDTSSVIDNLDQAKAESARATLTAAEAVARDKGVALATLHISNSTAADGILHAAKEQGADLIVMGSHGRRGLGRLLLGSQASEVLSHSSLPVLIVK; this comes from the coding sequence ATGTATTCAAGCATCATCTGCGCCGTCGACGGCTCGGAATTGAGCACCAAGGCGCTCACCCACGCCCTCGCCCTTGCGGCCGGGACCAATGCGAAGGTCACCGCCGTCACCATCACCGAACCCTCCGTCATCGTGGCGTCGGGCGCCCAGATGATGATGGTCGACACCTCTTCGGTCATCGACAATCTCGATCAGGCAAAGGCGGAATCGGCGCGCGCCACCCTCACCGCCGCAGAGGCGGTCGCAAGGGACAAGGGAGTCGCGCTGGCAACGCTCCATATCTCCAACAGCACCGCCGCTGACGGCATTCTGCATGCCGCCAAGGAACAGGGCGCCGACCTCATCGTCATGGGCTCGCATGGCCGCCGTGGCCTCGGTCGGCTGCTTCTGGGCAGCCAGGCGTCCGAGGTGCTGTCCCATTCCAGCCTGCCGGTGCTCATCGTCAAATAG
- a CDS encoding FGGY-family carbohydrate kinase translates to MSSSPPRHIAVIDIGKTNAKVVVIDRADGVQRGARTTPNIVLEDIPYPHMDVERLWAFIIEALADLGRTHGIDGISITTHGACGALVNDKGLVLPVLDYESDVPDAAREAYERVRPDFSETLSPRLPGGLNWGAQLFWQSRAFPDAFGEATAILPYPQYWAWRLTGTLASEVTSLGCHTDLWAPDRGDYSSMVDALGWRSLFPPLRPAASVIGTLLPEIAAITGLAADLPVACGIHDSNASLVPHLGRDTGPQTILSSGTWTILMTLGGKTSGLDPRRDSLANVDAHGRPVPTARFMGGREFDLLVPQIVTPTEAEIAHVIDTGIMALPSFVPGVGPFGLRTGGWTQASGSLTPGQRNAAASLYLALMAREALDLCGLGRSIVIEGPLARNRLFGQALARLAGVPVRPSGDSTGTSLGASLLFGGGLSEACEVPACEPLHSAGFDLYVENWRRQLSS, encoded by the coding sequence ATGTCGTCTTCACCGCCGCGCCACATCGCTGTCATCGATATCGGCAAGACCAATGCCAAGGTTGTCGTGATCGACAGAGCTGACGGCGTGCAGCGGGGCGCGCGCACCACGCCCAACATCGTTCTCGAGGACATTCCCTATCCTCATATGGATGTGGAGCGGCTTTGGGCCTTCATCATCGAGGCGCTTGCCGACCTGGGTCGGACCCATGGCATTGACGGCATCTCCATTACCACGCATGGCGCCTGCGGTGCGCTGGTGAATGACAAGGGCCTCGTCCTGCCCGTCCTCGACTATGAGAGCGATGTGCCCGATGCGGCCCGGGAGGCCTATGAACGGGTGCGGCCGGATTTTTCCGAAACCCTGTCGCCCCGCCTGCCCGGCGGGTTGAACTGGGGTGCGCAGCTGTTCTGGCAGTCACGTGCCTTTCCAGACGCCTTCGGCGAGGCTACGGCCATCCTGCCCTATCCGCAATATTGGGCCTGGCGGCTGACCGGCACCCTAGCCAGCGAAGTGACGTCGCTCGGCTGTCACACCGACCTGTGGGCGCCTGACCGCGGCGATTACTCCAGCATGGTCGATGCGCTGGGCTGGCGCAGCCTCTTCCCGCCGCTGCGGCCTGCGGCCTCGGTGATCGGCACGCTGCTGCCCGAGATCGCGGCTATCACCGGCCTTGCCGCCGATCTGCCTGTTGCCTGCGGCATTCATGATTCGAACGCCTCGCTCGTGCCCCATCTGGGCCGGGACACGGGGCCGCAGACCATTCTCTCTTCCGGCACCTGGACCATCCTGATGACCCTTGGCGGGAAGACATCCGGGCTCGATCCCCGCCGCGACAGTCTCGCCAATGTCGATGCCCATGGCCGTCCCGTGCCCACCGCCCGGTTCATGGGCGGCCGGGAATTCGACCTGCTCGTGCCCCAGATCGTTACACCGACCGAGGCCGAGATTGCTCATGTCATCGACACCGGCATCATGGCCCTGCCCAGCTTCGTGCCGGGGGTCGGCCCTTTCGGCCTCAGGACCGGGGGCTGGACCCAGGCTTCCGGGTCGTTGACGCCGGGCCAGCGCAATGCGGCTGCCTCGCTTTACCTGGCCCTGATGGCGCGCGAAGCGCTCGACTTGTGCGGGCTGGGGCGGTCGATCGTCATCGAAGGGCCGCTGGCGCGCAATCGGCTCTTCGGGCAGGCTCTGGCCCGTCTTGCCGGTGTGCCGGTCCGGCCCTCCGGGGATTCGACCGGAACCAGCCTGGGCGCCAGCCTGTTGTTCGGTGGGGGCCTTTCGGAAGCGTGCGAGGTTCCCGCATGCGAACCGCTGCATTCGGCAGGGTTCGATCTTTATGTCGAGAACTGGCGCCGGCAGCTTTCTTCCTAG